From Rissa tridactyla isolate bRisTri1 chromosome 7, bRisTri1.patW.cur.20221130, whole genome shotgun sequence, a single genomic window includes:
- the CUEDC1 gene encoding CUE domain-containing protein 1, whose translation MTSLFRRSSSNGSSRGGSSAQELNNSRPARQVRRLEFNQAMEDFKTMFPNMDYDIIECVLRANNGAVDATIDQLLQMNLDSSGCDDSSDSEDSIPAEILERTLEPDSSDEEPPPVYSPPAYESQAFGSRYPGAPPTPPPRTDVPGPGSTPAPGRYRNWNPPLLGNLPEDFLRILPQQTAGTQGSQGCRQPVPRGLVPRGQGSLEQERRWKQYLEDERIALFLQNEEFMKELQRNRDFLLALERDRLKYESKKSKSTSLAVSNDFGFSSVISGDVAPSVTSEAGGAVSDDALFRDKLKHMGKSTRKKLFELARAFSEKTKMRKSKRKHLLKHQVLGTAASTANLLDDVEGHSCDEDFQARRQQLREEEETPKEGQ comes from the exons ATGACGAGCCTCTTCCGTCGGAGCAGCAGCAACGGCAGCTCCCGCGGTGGCTCCTCCGCCCAGGAGCTCAACAACAGCCGCCCTGCCAGGCAGGTCCGCCGGCTGGAGTTCAACCAGGCCATGGAGGACTTCAAGACCATGTTCCCCAACATGGACTACGACATCATCGAGTGTGTCTTGAGGGCCAACAACGGCGCCGTGGATGCCACCATCGACCAGCTCCTGCAGATGAACCTGGACAGCAGCGGCTGTGATGACAGCTCGGACTCGGAGGACAGCATCCCCGCCGAG ATCTTGGAGCGGACCCTGGAGCCCGACAGCTCGGACGAGGAGCCCCCTCCTGTCTACTCCCCTCCCGCCTACGAGAGCCAGGCGTTTGGCAGCCGCTACCCCGGCGCGCCGCCCACCCCACCGCCCAg GACGGACGTGCCAGGGCCCGGCAGCACCCCGGCGCCCGGGCGCTACAGGAACTGGAACCCGCCGCTCCTGGGCAACCTCCCCGAGGACTTCCTCCGCATCCTGCCCCAGCAGACCGCCGGAACACAG GGCTCCCAGGGCTGCCGGCAGCCCGTGCCGCGGGGGCTTGTCCCGCGGGGCCAGGGCTCTCTGGAGCAGGAGCGGCGGTGGAAGCAGTACCTGGAGGACGAGCGGATCGCGCTCTTCCTGCAGAACGAAGAGTTCATGAAGGAGCTCCAGAGGAACCGGGATTTCCTCCTCGCCCTGGAGAGAG atcgATTGAAATACGAGTCAAAAAAATCCAAGTCGACCAGTCTTGCTGTCAGCAACGACTTTGGTTTCTCCTCCGTAATATCAG GTGACGTAGCCCCCTCTGTAACCAGCGAGGCCGGCGGTGCCGTGTCTGACGATGCCTTATTCAGAGACAAATTGAAACACATGGGAAAAT CCACGCGCAAGAAGCTGTTTGAACTCGCCAGAGCCTTCTCTGAGAAGACGAAGATGAGGAAATCGAAAAGAAAACACTTGTTGAAGCACCAGGT gctggggacagcagctTCCACGGCAAATCTTCTCGACGATGTGGAAGGACATTCTTGCG ATGAAGACTTCCAAGCACGGAGGCAGCAGctccgggaggaggaggagacgccAAAGGAAGGGCAGTAA